A single region of the Montipora capricornis isolate CH-2021 chromosome 13, ASM3666992v2, whole genome shotgun sequence genome encodes:
- the LOC138030044 gene encoding putative nuclease HARBI1 → MRRCEVIERFRLSPERIEWLILKFEGQLRRNTGRNAPLDPEIQVLTALRYFASGSFLKVVADTMGISKASASRCVHSFTQCLKSIAGEWIIFPTSREEVNETMTKFYSIGAFPKVMGAIDGTLIPIRAPAKEEHLYVCHKGFHAINVMAVCDAEMRFTNIVAKWHGSVHDSAIFNGSALQIHMETKQQEGWLLGDRGYALQSYLMTPLNPDKVSSAAEETYQRSHTRTRNVIERSFGLLKQRFRCLDFSGGTMQFSPCRCCDIIVAIVVLHNMCIHDNTQLPDGLDVTQLNGSDDRPMYSAQNCDESGVAKRQKLIQEVFSQM, encoded by the exons ATGAGAAGATGCGAGGTAATTGAACGTTTTAGATTGTCACCTGAGAGAATTGAGTGGCTTATTTTGAAGTTTGAAGGACAATTGAGGCGCAACACCGGGCGAAATGCTCCGCTAGATCCGGAGATTCAG GTCCTGACAGCATTACGTTACTTTGCAAGTGGAAGTTTCTTGAAAGTCGTCGCAGACACCATGGGGATTTCCAAGGCTAGTGCCAGTCGCTGTGTTCACTCCTTTACCCAGTGTTTAAAGAGTATTGCTGGCGAATGGATTATCTTTCCCACATCAAGAGAAGAAGTGAAT GAAACTATGACGAAATTTTACTCGATTGGAGCTTTCCCCAAGGTTATGGGGGCGATCGATGGCACGCTCATCCCAATCCGTGCACCGGCAAAAGAGGAACACCTTTATGTTTGTCATAAGGGATTTCATGCCATCAACGTGATGGCAGTCTGTGATGCAGAAATGCGGTTCACAAACATTGTGGCCAAGTGGCATGGCTCAGTCCATGACTCAGCCATCTTCAACGGGAGCGCACTGCAGATCCACATGGAAACGAAACAGCAGGAAGGATGGTTGCTTGGGGACAGAGGATACGCCCTACAGAGCTACCTTATGACCCCCTTAAACCCTGACAAAGTGTCGAGTGCAGCAGAAGAAACGTACCAAAGGAGCCACACGAGAACAAGGAATGTGATAGAACGATCATTTGGCctcttgaaacaaaggtttCGATGCCTTGATTTCTCTGGAGGGACGATGCAGTTCTCCCCATGCCGCTGTTGCGACATAATTGTTGCGATAGTGGTATTGCATAACATGTGTATCCATGACAACACCCAGCTGCCAGATGGGCTTGATGTTACACAGCTTAATGGCAGTGATGACAGGCCTATGTATTCTGCACAAAACTGTGATGAATCAGGTGTTGCCAAAAGGCAAAAACTTATCCAAGAAGTGTTTTCTCAAATGTAA
- the LOC138028842 gene encoding myb/SANT-like DNA-binding domain-containing protein 4, with protein MSETKKKSARFTEDMNRALIDGYTRRQVVLKSKFSNVVTNNCKKNAWEEITMAVNAVNSGERKTVDQVKKRWEDLTASVKRKERQAHQGEVRRLKVTGNGNLPDDSELSEDLHCPVAPAVSRMSSTEREVANVLGPQAFIGINGGTDTLETLWKEGINATVPLVPPTSQEYVIENETSSSSSSSARLCEASVQSLLMKDVQDIDEVVEVSIKPIRKGKKRTLADAQLEYFEVATSYYKLKMEKVKLEMELLMKKQKEE; from the exons ATGTCTGAGACCAAGAAAAAAAGTGCCAGATTTACGGAAGACATGAACAGAGCCCTCATTGATGGCTATACGAGAAGACAA GTTGTTCTCAAGTCAAAATTTTCAAATGTGGTGACtaataattgcaaaaaaaatgcttgggaGGAGATCACTATGGCAGTGAATGCTGTAAACTCAGGGGAGAGGAAAACTGTTGACCAG GTGAAGAAACGATGGGAGGATCTGACTGCGTCAGTAAAACGAAAAGAACGTCAGGCACACCAAGGAGAAGTTAGAAGATTAAAAGTCACTGGGAATGGGAATTTACCAGATGACTCA GAACTTAGTGAGGATTTGCATTGTCCAGTGGCTCCAGCTGTGAGCAGAATGTCCTCCACTGAGAGAGAAGTGGCGAATGTACTTGGTCCTCAGGCGTTTATTGGGATAAATGGAGGAACAGATACTCTGG AAACATTATGGAAAGAGGGCATCAATGCCACTGTTCCACTTGTCCCTCCAACAAGCCAAGAGTATGTCATTGAG AATGAAaccagtagcagcagcagttcCTCAGCAAGGCTGTGTGAAGCTAGTGTACAGTCACTTTTAATGAAGGATGTGCAG GATATTGATGAAGTGGTTGAGGTTTCCATAAAACCCATCAGAAAAGGCAAAAAGAGGACCCTTGCAGATGCACAGCTGGAG TACTTTGAGGTTGCAACCAGCTATTACAAACTGAAGATGGAGAAAGTTAAACTTGAAATGGAGCTTCTcatgaaaaagcaaaaagagg AATAA